The DNA window CGCAAGATTTTGCTGACCTTCGCCCAGTACTGCGACCGGGGAATGATCCCGAATGTGTTCCCGGACGCGGGCGAGGAGCCGCAGTACAACACCGTGGACGCGTCGCTCTGGTTTGTGGTTTCGAGTTGGAAGTACTGGAAAGCGAGCGGCGACGACGAGGGGACCCGGCAGTTGTTGCCGGCGCTGGCGGAGGTGGTGAAATATTACAAGGAAGGCACGCGCTACGATATTCGCGCGGACGACGACGGCCTGATCACGGCGGGTACGCTCGGCTCGCAGTTGACGTGGATGGATGTGAAGGTGGACGGTTACGTGCCGACGCCGCGCCACGGCAAGCCGGTTGAGATCAACGCGCTGTGGTTGAATGCGCTGCTCATGCTGGCCGAGATGGAGGAGAAACTGGCGCGGAACATCCATGCCGCGGTGGTCCTGCGCAAACTCGCCGACCAGGTCGCGGGCAATTTCGTCAAGGCGTTTTGGTTCCGTGAGGGCAATTATCTTTACGACGTGATCCAGGGTGACTTTCGCGACCCGAGCGTGCGGCCCAACCAAATCTTCGCCGTGAGCCTGCCGTATTCGCCGCTGGACAAGACGCAGCAGAAGGCGGTGCTCGACGTCGTGACGGAGCAGTTGCTGACGCCGTATGGGCTGCGGTCGTTGACGCCGAAGAGCGACAAGTATTGCCCGAAGTACACGGGCAACCAGTGGCAACGCGATTGCGCGTATCATCAGGGGACGGTTTGGGCGTGGCTCATCGGGCCGTACTGCGACGCGTATGCGAAAGTCAACGGCACGGGCAAGACGCAGCGCAAGGAAATCGCCCGGATTATCCAGCCGCTGCTCGACCATTTGCAGGAAGCCGGGTTGGGAAGCATCTCGGAGATTTTTGACGGCAACTCACCGCATCGCCCGGTCGGGTGTTTCGCGCAGGCATGGAGCGTGAGCGAAGTACTGCGCGCGTACGATACCTACGTGCGGTGAGGGATTAACTTCGGGCGATGACGAAGATTTACGACATCAGCGTGTTGGTCTATGAGGGGATGCCGACGTGGCCCGGTGATCCAAAATTTTCGAGCAGCCTGGCCAGCAGCATTAGCCGGGGTAATGCCGCCAACGTCTCGCATCTCGACATGGGCGCGCACACGGGGACGCATGTTGATGCGCCATTTCATTTTTTTGCGAACGGCACGGGTGTCGATCAACTTTCCCTGGAAACGCTCATCGGCCCATGCCGCGTCTTTGATTTGACGGATGTTACGGGCGGCATCACGACGGCGGCTCTGGAGAAGTGCGATTTGCGAGGCGTGACGCGGGCGTTGTTCAAGACGCGGAACTCGCGGCATTGGGCGCAGGACGACCGGGAATTCGACAAGGGGTTTACGGCGTTGTCCGCGGATGGGGCAGCGTATTTGGTCGCGCGGGGCGTGAAGTTGGTTGGTGTCGATTATCTGTCGGTAGAAGGGTACGGCAATAAGGACCATGCGGTTCACGACACATTGCTGGGAGCGAACGTTGTGATCGTGGAAAGTTTGAATTTGTCGGAAGTTCCCGCGGGAGATTATGAGTTGATCGCGCTACCGGTGAAACTGAAGGGCGCGGACGGCGCGCCGGCGCGGGTGGTGTTGCGGGCGCTGATGTGAATGACGCAACGGCAACGCGGAGTTCGTCAGCGAAGCGCGGCGCGACGCTCAACGCGGTCGGGGTCATCGTGCTGGTCCTCGGGATGGTCGGGGCCTGCGTTGTTTATGCGATGGGACAGAATCGGTCGATGGGGCAGGACGCCAATGCGGACGGAAGCTGGCAGGATGGTTCGCTGGCACCGGCGGATTCAAAAAGCTTCTCGCGCGATGTGCAAATGTACAATGGAACGGCTGGCGTCCTGGTGATGAAGTGGTGGCACTTGTGTGACGAGCTGAAACCTCCCGGATCGGTGGCCATTATCATAGCGGGATGTTCCGTTATCGCGGCGACTGCGTGTTTTGTGACGGCGAGGCGAAACAATGGAGCTTGATTGTTGCCCTGTGTTTCTTAAGTATCTTTGGACATGCAACCCAACGTGACTTCTTTGGAGGGGAAATTCGGAATCGTTTTTGGAGTGGCGAACAAGCGCTCGATCGCGTGGGCCATCGCGCAGGCGTGGCATGACGCGGGTGCGAAGCTGGCGTTTACCTACCAGGGTGAGCGGCTGAAGGAGAATGTCGAGGAGTTGGCGTCCAGTTTTGGGCAGGAGACGCCGATGTATCCCTGTGACGTGACTCGCGATGAGGACATCGCGCGGGTTTTCGAGCAGGTTGGGAAGGATTTTGGAAAGCTCCATATTTTGCTGCACTCAGTGGCCTTTGCGCCCAAAGAAGCGTTGGAGGGCCAATTCCTTGATACTTCGCGCGAAGCTTTTCGGGTCGCGCATGACGTCAGCGCTTACTCGCTGGTGGCGATGGCGCGAGGCGCGGCACCGTTGATGACGGAAGGCGGGTCGATCCTGGCGATGACGTACCATGGTTCGGTCAAGGTGGTGCCGCATTATAATGTGATGGGTGTAGCCAAGGCCTCGTTGGAGGCCTCTGTTCGCTATCTCGCCTATGATTTGGGACCAAAGAAGATTCGGGTGAACGCGATCAGCGCGGGCCCGGTCAACACGCTGGCTGCGCGCGGTATTTCGGGCTTCACGCAAATGCT is part of the Verrucomicrobiia bacterium genome and encodes:
- a CDS encoding amylo-alpha-1,6-glucosidase, which encodes MKTIFDQSECQNLKNALGKEWLETNGLGGFASSTIIGANTRRQHGLLIASQRPPVERHVLLAKFEERVLIGGHESSISTNLYPGTIFPHGFNVQMEFRLRPWPTFRYADHDFEIEKSLFLVHGENTVVVSYRNLRSRTPIDLKLRPLLAFRDYSALAKRDEKVNLAVERTNGTLSVQPYANLPRLYFYAKPDAVDTKSDWYMDFTYPVEQERGLDFQEDLFTPFELSYRLTEGQTVYLVVSTDKKNAVNAEDLVASERQRRKEFEQVGDAWRQPLVIAANSFIARRGKDNLTVLAGYPWFTDWGRDTMIALPGLTLTPQRYDVARKILLTFAQYCDRGMIPNVFPDAGEEPQYNTVDASLWFVVSSWKYWKASGDDEGTRQLLPALAEVVKYYKEGTRYDIRADDDGLITAGTLGSQLTWMDVKVDGYVPTPRHGKPVEINALWLNALLMLAEMEEKLARNIHAAVVLRKLADQVAGNFVKAFWFREGNYLYDVIQGDFRDPSVRPNQIFAVSLPYSPLDKTQQKAVLDVVTEQLLTPYGLRSLTPKSDKYCPKYTGNQWQRDCAYHQGTVWAWLIGPYCDAYAKVNGTGKTQRKEIARIIQPLLDHLQEAGLGSISEIFDGNSPHRPVGCFAQAWSVSEVLRAYDTYVR
- a CDS encoding enoyl-ACP reductase, with the translated sequence MQPNVTSLEGKFGIVFGVANKRSIAWAIAQAWHDAGAKLAFTYQGERLKENVEELASSFGQETPMYPCDVTRDEDIARVFEQVGKDFGKLHILLHSVAFAPKEALEGQFLDTSREAFRVAHDVSAYSLVAMARGAAPLMTEGGSILAMTYHGSVKVVPHYNVMGVAKASLEASVRYLAYDLGPKKIRVNAISAGPVNTLAARGISGFTQMLKHYEERAPLKRNLDPKELGTTGLFLASDMSTATTGQVVYVDCGYEIMGM
- a CDS encoding cyclase family protein, whose amino-acid sequence is MTKIYDISVLVYEGMPTWPGDPKFSSSLASSISRGNAANVSHLDMGAHTGTHVDAPFHFFANGTGVDQLSLETLIGPCRVFDLTDVTGGITTAALEKCDLRGVTRALFKTRNSRHWAQDDREFDKGFTALSADGAAYLVARGVKLVGVDYLSVEGYGNKDHAVHDTLLGANVVIVESLNLSEVPAGDYELIALPVKLKGADGAPARVVLRALM